From a single Synechococcus sp. MW101C3 genomic region:
- the coaE gene encoding dephospho-CoA kinase (Dephospho-CoA kinase (CoaE) performs the final step in coenzyme A biosynthesis.): MATHQRRIGLTGGIATGKSTVAQLLQARFAVPVLDADLYAREALAPGTAGSQAVVARFGTQVLVPRLGEDGGAEGAEADPAETLDRRALGRLVFSDPVERRWLEGLVHPLVRQRFTQELAGLAEEPAVVLMIPLLFEAGLESLCSEIWLVDCEPAEQRARLLARDGTTAADADARIAAQWPLERKRSLADVLIDNRQGAESLASQLGRALGLEATGERR, translated from the coding sequence ATGGCCACACACCAGCGCCGCATCGGCCTCACCGGCGGCATCGCCACGGGCAAGAGCACCGTGGCCCAGTTGCTGCAGGCCCGCTTCGCTGTGCCGGTGCTTGATGCTGACCTCTACGCCAGGGAGGCGCTCGCTCCCGGAACCGCCGGCAGCCAAGCCGTCGTGGCACGCTTCGGCACCCAGGTGCTGGTGCCGCGGCTGGGCGAAGACGGCGGTGCTGAAGGTGCCGAAGCGGATCCCGCTGAGACGCTCGATCGGCGGGCTCTCGGTCGGCTGGTGTTCAGCGATCCAGTGGAGCGCCGTTGGCTGGAAGGATTGGTGCACCCGCTGGTGCGCCAGCGCTTTACCCAGGAGCTGGCGGGCCTTGCAGAGGAACCGGCCGTGGTGCTGATGATCCCTCTCCTGTTCGAGGCCGGCCTGGAGTCGCTTTGCTCGGAAATCTGGTTGGTGGACTGTGAACCAGCCGAACAACGGGCACGTCTGCTGGCGCGCGATGGCACCACGGCTGCCGACGCCGACGCCAGGATCGCTGCCCAGTGGCCGCTGGAGCGCAAGCGCTCGCTTGCCGATGTGCTGATCGACAACCGCCAAGGCGCCGAAAGCCTGGCGAGCCAGCTGGGGCGGGCGCTCGGGCTGGAGGCAACGGGCGAAAGGCGCTAA
- the thiO gene encoding glycine oxidase ThiO: MPAAASDPLLILGGGLIGLAVAHQCARRGLAVKVLSRRRSEAAGFVAAGMLAPHAEGLSGPLLALGQASLEQIPTWVAQIEADSGLRCGLRACGIVVPFRSVGERDTYPTAALGEALDRTRLEAEVPGIGPSFQAGLLFAQDGQIDNRRQLMRALERACVERGVAFEEGAEVLELLHDRRLTGVRLRGADGEERRLACQQAVLACGAWSADLLPALPVHPVKGQMLSLQGPRQALRRVVFGPGTYLVPRDDGLVVVGATAEPQAGFADGLTPQGQRQLEDNLAALLPAAAGWPPMERWWGFRPGTPDEAPLLGAGPIEGVWLATGHYRNGVLLAAITAELLVPLLLGSTAVPELLAPFRWDRAFAGGRADQPPTSAGRTAGPRV, encoded by the coding sequence ATGCCGGCAGCGGCCAGCGACCCACTCCTGATCCTCGGCGGTGGCCTGATCGGCCTGGCCGTCGCCCATCAATGTGCCCGTCGGGGTCTGGCGGTGAAGGTGCTCAGCCGCCGGCGCAGCGAGGCGGCCGGCTTCGTGGCCGCCGGCATGCTCGCCCCCCATGCCGAGGGACTCAGCGGCCCGCTGCTCGCCCTCGGCCAGGCCAGCCTGGAGCAAATTCCGACCTGGGTGGCCCAGATCGAAGCCGACAGCGGCCTGCGCTGCGGCCTGCGTGCCTGCGGCATCGTGGTGCCCTTCCGTTCCGTCGGTGAGCGCGACACCTACCCAACGGCCGCGCTGGGGGAAGCGCTCGATCGCACGCGGCTGGAGGCGGAGGTGCCCGGCATCGGACCCAGCTTCCAGGCCGGCCTGTTGTTCGCCCAGGACGGCCAGATCGACAACCGCCGCCAGCTGATGCGGGCCCTGGAGCGCGCCTGCGTGGAGCGGGGTGTGGCCTTCGAGGAGGGCGCCGAGGTGCTGGAACTGCTGCACGATCGCCGCCTCACCGGCGTGCGACTGCGGGGCGCCGACGGGGAGGAGCGGCGCCTGGCCTGCCAGCAGGCGGTGCTGGCCTGCGGCGCCTGGAGCGCCGACCTGCTGCCCGCGCTTCCGGTCCATCCGGTCAAAGGGCAGATGCTGTCGCTGCAGGGACCGCGCCAGGCGCTGCGGCGGGTGGTGTTCGGCCCCGGGACCTACCTGGTGCCGCGTGACGACGGCCTGGTGGTGGTGGGGGCCACCGCCGAGCCGCAGGCCGGCTTCGCGGACGGGCTCACTCCCCAGGGGCAGCGCCAGCTGGAGGACAACCTGGCCGCCCTGCTGCCGGCCGCCGCCGGCTGGCCGCCGATGGAGCGCTGGTGGGGCTTCCGGCCCGGCACCCCGGACGAGGCGCCATTGCTGGGGGCCGGCCCGATCGAGGGGGTGTGGCTGGCCACGGGCCACTACCGCAACGGCGTGCTGCTGGCCGCGATCACCGCCGAGCTGCTGGTGCCGCTGCTGCTGGGCTCCACCGCGGTGCCGGAGCTGCTCGCCCCCTTCCGCTGGGACCGGGCTTTTGCGGGTGGCCGCGCAGATCAGCCGCCGACTTCCGCAGGCCGCACCGCCGGGCCGAGGGTGTAG
- a CDS encoding HpsJ family protein, with amino-acid sequence MTTARPGLPAPFSRPTGQPVAVSAVLDGAASCLFVVFAISALTLFLPLDPTNPTWQLRVVGGVIQAAPLALVGFLLLHGAAHLDPERSRYTVRLATARQRALVAALGFVLLVPLQATALWTLFTADADQLAQRRASTEATFVALRSAVGEATTPQELQREMRVLRGPAINDQQLDQPIAALRTQTLRNLDRTQAVMDQKLRGPDQKGIMELVQNGIRIGVSGLAFAFAFALGALQCRPASARRCRSVMGVFSRPRSHDLVPSRVPASSVTTRR; translated from the coding sequence GTGACCACCGCTCGCCCCGGCCTCCCCGCCCCGTTTTCCCGCCCAACGGGGCAGCCGGTTGCCGTCAGCGCCGTTCTGGATGGCGCCGCTTCGTGTCTATTCGTGGTGTTCGCGATCAGCGCCCTCACGCTGTTCCTGCCGCTCGATCCCACCAATCCCACCTGGCAGCTGCGAGTGGTCGGCGGTGTGATCCAGGCCGCTCCCCTGGCTCTGGTGGGCTTTCTGCTGCTGCATGGGGCGGCCCATCTCGATCCGGAGCGCTCCCGCTACACGGTGCGATTGGCCACGGCGCGGCAGCGGGCCCTAGTGGCGGCCTTGGGCTTCGTCCTGCTGGTCCCGCTGCAGGCCACCGCTCTGTGGACACTGTTCACCGCAGATGCGGATCAGCTCGCCCAACGCAGGGCTAGCACCGAAGCCACGTTCGTGGCCCTGCGCAGCGCCGTAGGTGAGGCCACCACGCCCCAGGAGCTGCAGCGAGAGATGCGGGTGCTGCGGGGCCCGGCCATCAACGATCAGCAGCTGGATCAGCCGATCGCGGCCCTACGCACCCAGACCCTGCGCAATCTTGACCGCACCCAGGCGGTGATGGACCAGAAATTGCGTGGCCCCGATCAGAAGGGAATCATGGAGCTGGTACAGAACGGCATCCGGATTGGCGTGTCCGGGCTGGCCTTTGCCTTTGCCTTCGCGCTAGGCGCGCTCCAGTGCCGTCCTGCGAGCGCACGGCGGTGCCGAAGCGTCATGGGCGTTTTTTCCCGCCCGCGTTCGCATGACCTCGTGCCGTCTCGCGTGCCGGCCTCCTCCGTCACCACCCGGCGTTAA
- a CDS encoding adenylate/guanylate cyclase domain-containing protein, translating into MKLSTRRLPLLSLALVLAVGALGGWPPGRWRAWERSIEQQLVLWRGPRQPPAAVVVVAIDDATLQQGGWFVSQNRATIPPWARGIGTLPWPRTAYGLLAERLLEAGAAGVAINVVFAGPSSQGTSDDRAMNRLLEKQRGRVALAAEMLEPQDPEAGSGLTLVRPEAFLAAIGGPAQLGLTNVLPQQEGAPAFHPEAYGRGLLPANGVEPFPSLAGTALRLLGRPSLQPDQHRALNVYGPEGTFLRLSAWEVLDPERWRRHPRRAAVQGALVLVGPVVSQGEGGNATPFGNLSGLELLATATANSLQGDGLAPWPEAPLARALLAALPVLLVALAALRVAALRWRLLALGVVLVVQLTAGAVLLARAHRWLPLLAPVSGLVLLGLLYGGDAYLREERERRRLRRTFERYVAPSVVAEILADPAAADGMLRGRLRPVTVLFSDLKGFTQLTRLRSSNGEIELHVQQLNRYLGAMVEVITAHGGTIDKFIGDAVMAVFGAPLSRGPQAEALTALRCATAMKAALAQLNARWAEEGLPPFASGIGLASGAVIVGQIGSPQRLEFTVIGDTVNLASRLEGLTRQVDAGLLFDQATADLVAEVLPVQGLGERPVKGMEALPIYTLGPAVRPAEVGG; encoded by the coding sequence ATGAAGCTGAGCACCCGGCGGCTGCCGTTGCTGTCGCTGGCGCTCGTGCTGGCGGTGGGGGCCTTGGGGGGGTGGCCACCGGGCCGCTGGCGCGCCTGGGAGCGCTCGATCGAGCAACAACTGGTGCTGTGGCGCGGTCCGCGCCAGCCACCGGCGGCGGTGGTGGTGGTGGCGATCGATGACGCCACCCTGCAGCAGGGTGGCTGGTTCGTGAGCCAGAACCGCGCCACCATTCCCCCCTGGGCCCGCGGCATCGGCACCCTGCCCTGGCCCCGCACCGCCTATGGCCTGTTGGCCGAGCGGCTTTTGGAGGCAGGCGCGGCCGGTGTGGCGATCAATGTGGTGTTCGCCGGCCCCAGCAGCCAGGGGACCAGCGACGACCGGGCCATGAACCGCCTGCTGGAGAAGCAGCGCGGGCGCGTGGCACTCGCGGCGGAGATGCTCGAACCGCAGGACCCGGAAGCAGGCAGCGGCCTCACCCTGGTGCGCCCGGAAGCCTTCCTGGCTGCGATCGGCGGCCCCGCCCAGCTTGGGCTCACCAATGTTCTGCCCCAGCAGGAGGGGGCGCCGGCCTTCCACCCCGAGGCCTACGGCCGCGGCCTGCTGCCGGCCAATGGGGTGGAGCCGTTTCCCTCTTTGGCCGGCACCGCGCTGCGGCTGCTGGGGCGGCCGAGCCTGCAACCCGACCAGCACCGCGCCCTCAACGTCTACGGCCCGGAAGGCACCTTCCTGCGCCTTTCCGCCTGGGAGGTGCTGGACCCGGAGCGCTGGCGCCGCCATCCTCGCCGCGCTGCCGTGCAGGGCGCCCTGGTGCTGGTGGGGCCGGTGGTGTCGCAAGGGGAAGGAGGCAATGCCACCCCGTTCGGCAACCTGTCGGGGTTGGAGCTGCTGGCTACCGCCACGGCCAACTCCCTGCAGGGCGATGGGCTGGCTCCGTGGCCGGAAGCCCCCCTGGCCCGGGCGTTGCTGGCGGCCTTGCCGGTGCTGCTGGTGGCGCTGGCGGCGTTGCGGGTGGCGGCGCTGCGCTGGCGGCTCCTGGCCCTGGGTGTGGTGCTGGTGGTGCAGCTGACGGCGGGGGCGGTGCTGCTCGCCCGCGCTCACCGCTGGCTGCCGCTGCTGGCACCGGTGAGCGGCCTGGTGCTGCTGGGCCTGCTCTACGGCGGCGACGCCTACCTGCGCGAGGAGCGGGAACGGCGGCGCCTGAGGCGCACCTTCGAGCGCTACGTGGCTCCCAGTGTGGTGGCCGAGATCCTGGCCGATCCGGCGGCGGCCGATGGCATGCTGCGCGGCCGGCTGCGGCCGGTCACCGTGCTGTTCTCCGACCTCAAGGGCTTCACCCAGCTGACCCGCCTGCGCAGCAGCAACGGCGAGATCGAGCTGCATGTCCAGCAGCTCAACCGCTACCTCGGCGCCATGGTGGAGGTGATCACCGCCCACGGCGGCACCATCGACAAGTTCATCGGCGATGCGGTGATGGCGGTGTTCGGCGCGCCGCTCAGCCGGGGCCCGCAGGCGGAAGCCCTGACGGCCCTGCGCTGCGCCACCGCCATGAAGGCCGCACTGGCGCAGCTCAACGCTCGCTGGGCCGAAGAGGGCCTGCCGCCCTTCGCCAGCGGCATCGGCCTCGCCAGTGGCGCGGTGATCGTGGGCCAGATCGGCAGCCCCCAGCGGCTCGAATTCACCGTGATCGGCGACACGGTCAACCTGGCCAGCCGCCTGGAGGGGCTCACCCGCCAAGTGGACGCCGGCCTGTTGTTCGATCAGGCCACCGCCGATCTGGTGGCGGAGGTGCTGCCGGTCCAGGGGCTGGGGGAACGGCCGGTGAAGGGGATGGAGGCGCTGCCGATCTACACCCTCGGCCCGGCGGTGCGGCCTGCGGAAGTCGGCGGCTGA
- the gatB gene encoding Asp-tRNA(Asn)/Glu-tRNA(Gln) amidotransferase subunit GatB, giving the protein MVADGTAHAEATGPWEAVIGLETHVQLGTASKIFTAASTSFGDDPNTHIDPVVLGLPGTLPVLNEKVLEYAVKASLALNLQVAEHSKFDRKQYFYPDLPKNYQISQFDQPIAENGWIEVEVAEKGKDTYLKTIGIERLHMEEDAGKLVHAGSDRLAGSTHSLVDYNRAGVALAEIVSKPDLRTGREAAEYASEIRRIMRYLGVSDGNMQEGSLRCDVNISVRRGPDEPFGVKVEIKNMNSFSAIQKACDYEIARQIKAIEAGEPIHQETRLWDESKQLTKSMRSKEGSSDYRYFPEPDLGPIEVTPARREAWRAELPELPAAKRHRYAEQLGLSIYDARVLTEERGMAEYFEAAVAAGADPKGVANWVTGDIAAYVNANRLSLAELPLKPEQLAEMVQLIESGVISGKIAKELLPELLEKGGSTKAIVAERGLGMISDPAAITAIVEELLAAHPEEVAAFRGGKNKLQGFFVGQLMKRTGGKADPKLANQILIAKLNG; this is encoded by the coding sequence ATGGTGGCTGATGGGACGGCACACGCTGAAGCAACCGGACCCTGGGAGGCCGTGATCGGCCTTGAAACCCACGTGCAGCTCGGCACCGCCAGCAAGATCTTCACGGCCGCCTCCACCAGCTTCGGCGACGACCCCAACACCCACATCGACCCGGTGGTGCTGGGCCTGCCGGGCACGCTGCCGGTGCTCAATGAGAAAGTGCTGGAGTATGCGGTGAAGGCGTCCCTGGCGCTCAATCTGCAGGTGGCCGAGCACAGCAAGTTCGACCGCAAGCAGTATTTCTATCCCGATCTGCCGAAGAACTACCAGATCTCCCAGTTCGATCAGCCGATCGCCGAAAACGGCTGGATCGAGGTGGAAGTGGCCGAGAAGGGCAAGGACACCTACCTGAAGACGATCGGCATCGAACGGCTCCACATGGAGGAAGACGCCGGCAAGCTCGTGCACGCCGGCAGCGACCGTCTGGCGGGCAGCACCCACTCCTTGGTGGATTACAACCGCGCCGGTGTGGCGCTGGCCGAGATCGTCAGCAAGCCCGATCTGCGCACCGGCCGGGAGGCGGCGGAGTACGCCTCCGAGATCCGCCGGATCATGCGCTATCTAGGCGTCAGCGACGGCAACATGCAGGAAGGTTCGCTGCGCTGCGACGTCAACATCTCCGTGCGCCGCGGGCCCGATGAACCGTTCGGCGTGAAGGTGGAGATCAAGAACATGAACTCCTTCTCCGCCATCCAGAAAGCCTGCGATTACGAGATCGCGCGCCAGATCAAGGCGATCGAGGCTGGTGAGCCGATCCACCAGGAAACGCGGCTGTGGGATGAGAGCAAGCAGCTCACCAAGAGCATGCGCAGCAAGGAGGGCAGCAGCGACTACCGCTACTTCCCCGAGCCCGATCTCGGCCCGATCGAGGTCACTCCGGCGCGGCGCGAGGCCTGGCGGGCCGAACTGCCCGAGCTGCCGGCCGCCAAGCGTCACCGCTACGCCGAGCAGCTGGGGCTGTCGATCTACGACGCCCGCGTGCTGACCGAAGAGCGGGGGATGGCCGAATACTTCGAAGCGGCGGTGGCGGCCGGCGCCGATCCCAAAGGCGTGGCCAACTGGGTCACCGGCGACATCGCCGCCTATGTGAATGCCAATCGCCTCTCGCTGGCAGAGCTGCCGCTCAAGCCGGAGCAACTGGCTGAGATGGTTCAGCTGATCGAATCCGGGGTGATCAGCGGCAAGATTGCCAAGGAACTGTTGCCGGAGCTGCTGGAGAAGGGCGGCTCCACCAAGGCGATCGTGGCCGAACGGGGCCTCGGCATGATCAGTGACCCGGCGGCGATCACGGCGATCGTGGAGGAGCTGCTGGCGGCCCATCCCGAGGAAGTGGCTGCCTTCCGTGGCGGCAAGAACAAACTGCAGGGCTTCTTTGTGGGGCAGCTGATGAAGCGCACCGGCGGCAAGGCCGACCCCAAGCTCGCCAACCAGATCCTGATCGCCAAGCTGAACGGCTGA
- a CDS encoding cation:proton antiporter, with amino-acid sequence MTATGPIATGLQIPLHGLLAAIAVTYLATLVASRLALQLRVPAILGILVLGVAIQPSAGLLTVQAVEALHTVTLSMLLFVAGLNSDTQHIRGFLGYGVLLAVGGVAVSSLLLGGLIWAVFHGLGQPMPLSVALLVAACLGSTDAGATLSVLRVVQDRIPVRVRSLLEFESSVNDPAAILFLFLIVGLTGQGGSEGGALLDQLQGFIKSVGSGILVGLILTYLAQYALNHLITSKDQILVVGISIALASYGFATLLEGSGFIATYVTGLFLANNIYENKLITPELLEHSLEPFNTTMQITVFLLFGVLIDASSLPGAALPGALVALGLMLLARPLSVWVFQPWSPFDWQAGVLIAWCGLRGAVPIALGYSVTQVLPSLPGIPPAELPRLEDLVEGLIFVVVFLNLSLQGLSLPWLCRRLEH; translated from the coding sequence ATGACCGCAACCGGGCCCATAGCCACCGGCCTGCAGATTCCGCTGCATGGCCTGCTCGCCGCCATCGCCGTGACCTACCTGGCCACCCTGGTGGCCAGCCGGCTGGCCCTGCAGCTGCGGGTGCCTGCCATCCTCGGCATCCTGGTGCTGGGGGTCGCCATCCAGCCCAGCGCCGGACTGCTGACGGTGCAGGCGGTGGAGGCCCTGCACACCGTGACCCTGAGCATGCTGCTGTTCGTGGCCGGGCTCAACTCCGACACCCAGCACATCCGGGGCTTCCTGGGCTACGGCGTGCTGCTGGCGGTGGGCGGCGTGGCCGTGTCGTCGCTGCTGCTCGGAGGCCTGATCTGGGCGGTGTTCCATGGTCTGGGCCAACCCATGCCCCTGAGCGTGGCCCTACTGGTGGCAGCCTGCCTCGGCTCCACCGACGCCGGCGCCACCCTCAGCGTGCTGCGGGTGGTGCAGGACCGCATTCCGGTGCGGGTGCGCTCACTGCTGGAGTTCGAGTCGTCGGTGAACGATCCCGCGGCGATCCTGTTCCTGTTTCTGATCGTGGGGCTCACCGGCCAGGGGGGCAGCGAAGGTGGAGCCCTGCTGGATCAGCTCCAGGGCTTTATCAAGAGCGTGGGCAGCGGCATCCTGGTGGGCCTGATTCTCACCTATCTGGCCCAGTACGCGCTGAATCACCTGATCACCAGCAAGGACCAGATCCTGGTGGTGGGCATCTCCATCGCCCTGGCGTCTTACGGCTTCGCCACCCTGCTGGAGGGCTCCGGCTTCATCGCCACCTACGTGACGGGTCTGTTTCTGGCCAACAACATCTACGAGAACAAGCTGATCACGCCGGAACTGCTCGAGCACAGCCTGGAGCCCTTCAACACCACCATGCAGATCACGGTATTTCTGCTGTTCGGTGTGCTGATCGATGCCAGCAGCCTCCCTGGCGCCGCCCTGCCCGGAGCGCTGGTGGCCCTCGGACTGATGCTGCTGGCCCGGCCATTGAGCGTGTGGGTGTTTCAGCCCTGGTCGCCCTTCGACTGGCAGGCAGGCGTGTTGATCGCCTGGTGCGGACTGCGCGGGGCGGTGCCGATCGCCCTGGGCTACAGCGTGACCCAGGTCCTGCCCTCCCTGCCCGGCATCCCCCCCGCCGAGCTGCCCCGGCTGGAGGATCTGGTGGAGGGACTGATCTTCGTGGTGGTGTTCCTCAACCTCAGCCTGCAGGGCCTGAGCCTGCCCTGGCTGTGCCGCCGGCTGGAACACTAG
- a CDS encoding sodium:alanine symporter family protein, giving the protein MELVATIHQFVWDLLVDWVCFVAVFLCLGLNFAPWRLIPFGLRQLWRALRHPGPAPGAAEGELDSWSAFLVTLGGTVGIGNITGVALGISLGGPGVLAWLWAVSLVGMALKFAETVLAVQFRRRLADGSVLAGPMLTIRRGLHRRWRWLATVFAAMTVVSAFGSSNGLQVRQLARVMALDLGSPPLLTGLVVALATAAVISGGLKRVARVAVVLVPLMVLGYGLAMAVLLLDHLDQLKQVLVQVLDGALAPSAIAGGSVAVTVSAAVRLAVFSNEAGTGSAAIVQATAWPADPLRQGTVAMLGNLVDTAVCSAIGLLVIASGAYRSGGDPFSVVNAAMTWARPGSLWISHLALVLFAFSTILTASVVAERCLVFLTGLRWRPLFRGCWCGALVLLAPGSGDGLWQVAELLEALVVLPNLLCLLLLSPFLFHWFAALPKPLPPTPTPGHHP; this is encoded by the coding sequence ATGGAACTGGTTGCAACGATCCACCAGTTTGTCTGGGACCTCCTGGTGGACTGGGTGTGCTTCGTGGCGGTATTCCTCTGCCTGGGGCTCAACTTCGCGCCCTGGCGGCTGATTCCCTTCGGCCTGCGCCAGCTCTGGCGGGCCCTGCGCCACCCCGGCCCCGCCCCTGGGGCTGCAGAGGGCGAGCTGGACAGCTGGAGCGCCTTTCTGGTGACCCTGGGCGGCACCGTGGGGATCGGCAACATCACCGGCGTGGCCCTGGGGATCAGCCTGGGCGGGCCCGGGGTGCTGGCCTGGCTGTGGGCGGTGTCGCTGGTGGGCATGGCCCTCAAGTTTGCGGAGACGGTTCTGGCCGTCCAGTTCCGCCGCCGCCTGGCCGATGGCAGCGTGCTGGCGGGGCCGATGCTCACCATCCGCCGCGGCCTGCACCGGCGCTGGCGCTGGCTGGCGACGGTGTTCGCAGCGATGACCGTGGTCTCCGCCTTCGGTTCCTCCAACGGCCTGCAGGTGCGCCAGCTGGCCCGGGTGATGGCCCTCGACCTGGGCAGTCCGCCCCTGCTCACCGGCCTGGTGGTGGCCCTGGCCACAGCGGCGGTGATCAGTGGCGGACTGAAACGCGTCGCCCGCGTGGCCGTGGTGCTGGTGCCGCTGATGGTGCTGGGCTACGGCCTGGCCATGGCGGTGCTGCTGCTGGACCACCTCGACCAGCTGAAGCAGGTGCTCGTACAGGTGCTGGACGGAGCCCTCGCCCCCAGCGCCATCGCCGGCGGCAGCGTGGCGGTGACGGTGAGTGCCGCCGTGCGCCTGGCGGTGTTCTCCAATGAGGCCGGCACCGGCAGCGCCGCCATCGTGCAGGCCACCGCCTGGCCCGCCGATCCGCTCCGCCAGGGCACGGTGGCCATGCTGGGAAACCTGGTGGACACCGCCGTCTGCAGCGCAATCGGCCTGCTGGTGATCGCCAGCGGCGCCTACCGCAGCGGCGGCGATCCGTTCAGCGTGGTGAACGCCGCAATGACCTGGGCACGACCCGGCTCACTCTGGATCAGCCATCTGGCGCTGGTGCTGTTCGCCTTCAGCACCATCCTCACCGCCAGCGTCGTGGCGGAGCGCTGTCTGGTGTTTCTTACAGGCCTGCGCTGGCGGCCACTGTTCCGCGGCTGCTGGTGCGGCGCCCTGGTGCTGCTGGCCCCCGGCAGCGGCGATGGACTGTGGCAGGTGGCCGAACTGCTGGAGGCCCTGGTGGTGCTGCCCAACCTGCTCTGCCTGCTGCTGCTCTCCCCGTTCCTGTTCCACTGGTTCGCCGCGCTGCCCAAGCCGCTGCCCCCAACCCCCACCCCTGGCCACCACCCATGA
- a CDS encoding FecR domain-containing protein: MPALAASAGDLLAARLSLNALLRPAALLSLAAGAGLALSSSPVRANEKATVREILDGKELYIDDRQAKVKQTAITPQEISTKNSRAQLGFASGAAGRLNRFSQLRLGSTCFLLSKGQVLVSGPQSGCTRSSRLSVRGTNYVLQVDDDGIAELSVLEGSVEVEALRDGTPTGAAPTTVNAGERLRLSPAGVVLALLRLTSGDYGSLINGPLFQGFTTPLPAIGSLESYIRSYVPGVSLPSAPVSVPSIPSFGLPRLF, from the coding sequence ATGCCCGCTCTTGCTGCTTCCGCCGGTGATCTCCTGGCCGCTCGGCTGAGCCTGAATGCTCTGCTGCGCCCAGCCGCCCTGCTGAGCCTGGCGGCTGGGGCGGGTCTGGCTCTGTCGAGCTCCCCTGTGCGCGCCAACGAGAAGGCCACGGTGCGGGAGATTCTTGATGGCAAGGAGCTCTACATCGACGACCGTCAGGCAAAGGTGAAGCAGACGGCCATCACCCCGCAGGAGATCAGCACGAAGAACAGCCGCGCCCAGCTCGGTTTCGCCTCCGGCGCCGCCGGACGGCTCAACCGCTTCTCCCAGCTGCGGCTTGGCAGCACCTGCTTCCTGCTCAGCAAGGGCCAGGTGCTCGTCTCCGGCCCGCAGAGCGGCTGCACCCGCTCCTCACGGCTGAGCGTGCGCGGCACCAACTATGTGCTTCAGGTCGACGACGACGGCATCGCAGAGCTCTCGGTGCTGGAGGGCTCTGTGGAGGTGGAAGCGCTCCGGGATGGCACGCCGACCGGCGCCGCACCCACCACCGTGAACGCGGGTGAACGCCTGCGCCTCTCGCCCGCCGGTGTGGTGCTCGCCCTGCTGCGGCTCACCAGCGGTGATTACGGCTCCCTGATCAACGGACCACTCTTTCAGGGCTTCACCACACCCCTGCCGGCGATCGGGTCACTCGAGAGCTACATCCGCTCGTACGTGCCCGGGGTGTCGCTGCCCTCCGCGCCAGTGTCGGTCCCGTCGATTCCGAGTTTCGGTCTGCCGCGGTTGTTCTAG
- the argJ gene encoding bifunctional glutamate N-acetyltransferase/amino-acid acetyltransferase ArgJ, which produces MTRIPAPWQPVPGGLTAPSGFLAAGSTAGLKASGKPDLSLLLAPAGAVCAGSFTTNRVRAACVDLCEQRLAASGGRARAVLTNSGQANACTGARGLADSLTATSALAAQLELAPEQVLICSTGVIGVPIPMDPLIAGLDPLVAALSPEGGGAAATAILTTDLVDKQIALEANLGGRRVRLGGMAKGSGMIHPAMATMLGYLSCDAGVPAELWRGMVQRAVDRSFNAITVDGDTSTNDTYLAFAAGEPLSPEHYEALEAGLTAVSQHLARAIARDGEGASCLIEVQVEGAATEAGARAIARTICGSSLVKCAIHGRDPNWGRIVAAAGRADVPFDPEAVALWLGVYQLMAAGQPLPFDRPAASRYMADRAAGAYLDDDTVAIRLVVGDGPGHGLAWGCDLSDQYVRINADYTT; this is translated from the coding sequence ATGACCCGCATCCCCGCCCCCTGGCAGCCCGTGCCCGGCGGTCTCACCGCCCCCAGCGGTTTCCTGGCGGCCGGCAGCACGGCCGGGCTGAAGGCCTCCGGCAAGCCCGATCTCTCCCTGTTGCTGGCACCGGCAGGGGCGGTGTGCGCCGGCAGCTTCACCACCAACCGGGTGCGCGCCGCCTGCGTGGATCTCTGTGAGCAGCGGCTGGCGGCCAGCGGCGGCCGGGCCCGCGCCGTGCTCACCAATTCAGGCCAGGCCAACGCCTGCACCGGCGCGCGCGGCCTGGCCGACAGCCTCACCGCCACCTCCGCCCTCGCCGCCCAGCTGGAGCTGGCGCCGGAGCAGGTGCTGATCTGCTCCACCGGGGTGATCGGCGTGCCGATCCCGATGGACCCATTGATCGCGGGCCTCGATCCGCTGGTGGCGGCCCTCAGCCCCGAGGGCGGCGGCGCCGCCGCCACGGCGATCCTCACCACCGATCTGGTCGACAAGCAGATCGCCCTGGAGGCCAACCTGGGCGGGCGGCGCGTGCGCCTCGGCGGCATGGCCAAAGGCTCGGGGATGATCCACCCCGCCATGGCCACCATGCTGGGCTATCTCAGCTGCGATGCCGGCGTGCCGGCTGAGCTGTGGCGGGGCATGGTGCAGCGGGCGGTCGACCGCTCCTTCAACGCGATCACGGTGGACGGCGACACCAGCACCAACGACACGTACCTGGCCTTTGCCGCCGGTGAACCCCTGAGCCCCGAGCACTACGAGGCGCTGGAGGCCGGCCTCACGGCGGTGTCGCAGCACCTGGCCCGGGCGATCGCCCGCGACGGCGAAGGCGCCAGCTGCCTGATCGAGGTGCAGGTGGAAGGGGCCGCCACCGAGGCCGGCGCCCGCGCCATCGCCCGCACCATCTGCGGCTCCTCGCTGGTGAAGTGCGCCATCCACGGCCGCGATCCGAACTGGGGCCGCATCGTGGCGGCGGCGGGCCGCGCCGACGTGCCCTTCGATCCCGAGGCCGTGGCGCTCTGGCTGGGGGTGTACCAACTGATGGCCGCCGGCCAGCCCCTGCCCTTCGATCGCCCGGCCGCCTCCCGCTACATGGCCGATCGCGCCGCCGGCGCCTATCTCGATGACGACACCGTGGCCATCCGGCTGGTGGTGGGCGACGGCCCCGGCCACGGCCTGGCCTGGGGCTGCGACCTTTCGGATCAATACGTGCGCATCAACGCCGACTACACCACCTGA